The genomic region CCAATTTTGTATCTAGGCCAAGAGGTGACTTCAGCAGGAATTCGGAAGACCCAAAATGATGTGACAGTGAATTATGAGTAGTACCTACTGTGGCAACACTTCAGCTAAGATGAGTGTCAACGAAGTGTCAGCTTTCTCATTGACTCTGGAGCAGAAAACTGGCTTCGCTTTTGTTGGGATTTTGTGTATCTTCTTGGGACTTCTTATTATCAGATGCTTCAAAATCCTGTTAGACCCATATAGTAGCATGCCTTCCTCTACATGGGAAGATGAAGTAGAAGAGTTTGATAAAGGAACATTTGAGTATGCACTTGCCTGAATGTTCCAGCTTTACAGTTTTTAGGGTTATACTGCTGGAACACTTGATGGACACAATTGTAATTTCCTTCAGTGTGCTGGAAGAAGCTAATATCATTCACTAAATTCAGTAAATGTGTGTGGTTAATTTCTCCATGTAAGTGATAAACCACTGTTGggatttttcactgtcctctgtcCTCACGCTGAGTTTTCTAAtgaataagtaagtaagtaagtgaagttgctcagtcgtctctgactctttttgtTCCCATGGACTGTCGgctaacaggctcctccatccatggaattttccaggcaagggtactgaagtgggttgccatttccttctccaggggatcttcccaacccagggatggaacccaagtctcccacattgcaggcagacactttactgtctgagccaccagacatcTGAGCCCTGCATCTGATCCTATGCAGCACCCAAACACCCTCTTCATACTCACTGTGGCTCCCTTGCTTTAGAGAATTAGGTGTCAAAGATAACGGCCCTTCACTCCAAAGAATAAACAGAATATGTATTTCCTAATAATAGCCATAGGTCAACAATGGTCATACAACCTTACAAGTAGCCACAGGCTCTACAAATATACCTGGAAACCCAGGGAACTGAGATGAATAAAGACTTAAGATGTCATGAAAATTTTT from Dama dama isolate Ldn47 chromosome 12, ASM3311817v1, whole genome shotgun sequence harbors:
- the CTXN2 gene encoding cortexin-2, producing the protein MSSTYCGNTSAKMSVNEVSAFSLTLEQKTGFAFVGILCIFLGLLIIRCFKILLDPYSSMPSSTWEDEVEEFDKGTFEYALA